One window of the Fusobacterium animalis 7_1 genome contains the following:
- a CDS encoding nucleotidyltransferase, giving the protein MFKNVVGLIVEYNPFHNGHLHHIQEIDRLFEDNIKIAVMSGDFVQRGEPSLINKFEKTKIALSQGIDIVIELPTFYSTQSAEIFAKGSVNVLDKLSCSHIVFGSESNDLDKLKRIATISLTKEFELSLREFLAEGFSYPTAFSKALFDEKLGSNDILALEYLRAIKTINSKIEAYCIKREKTGYYDDEKDNFSSATYIRKILSGNEKKENKLNKIKNLVPEFSYKILEENFGVFSCLSDFYDLIKYNIIKNHSELKNIQDLEVGLDNRLYRYSLENLSFDGFFNKVLTKRITISRLQRILLHSLFGLTETITEKVKNKIPFVKILGFSTKGQEYLNYLKKAENYSERKILTSNRNLKEILNKEEIELFNFNEVCSQIYRVKSNYINIGYPIIKKD; this is encoded by the coding sequence ATGTTTAAAAATGTAGTAGGTTTAATAGTTGAATACAACCCCTTTCATAATGGACATCTACATCACATTCAAGAGATAGATAGACTTTTTGAAGATAATATAAAAATTGCTGTTATGAGTGGTGATTTTGTTCAAAGAGGTGAACCATCTCTTATAAATAAATTTGAAAAAACAAAGATAGCTCTATCACAAGGAATTGATATTGTGATAGAGTTACCTACTTTTTATTCCACTCAAAGTGCAGAAATATTTGCAAAAGGTTCAGTAAATGTTTTAGATAAACTCTCTTGTAGTCATATAGTTTTTGGTTCTGAAAGTAATGATTTAGATAAATTGAAAAGAATAGCAACTATCTCTTTGACAAAAGAGTTTGAACTTTCTTTAAGAGAATTTTTAGCAGAAGGTTTTTCTTATCCTACTGCATTTTCAAAAGCCTTATTTGATGAAAAATTAGGCTCTAATGATATATTGGCTTTGGAATATCTAAGAGCAATAAAGACTATAAATTCTAAGATTGAGGCATATTGTATAAAAAGAGAGAAAACAGGCTATTATGATGATGAAAAAGATAATTTTTCAAGTGCAACCTACATTAGAAAAATTTTGTCAGGTAATGAAAAGAAAGAAAATAAATTAAATAAAATTAAAAATTTAGTTCCAGAGTTTTCATATAAAATTTTAGAGGAAAATTTTGGAGTTTTTTCATGTCTAAGTGATTTTTATGATTTAATAAAATATAATATAATAAAAAATCATTCAGAATTAAAAAATATTCAAGATTTAGAAGTTGGTTTAGATAATAGATTATATAGATATTCATTGGAAAATTTAAGTTTTGATGGATTTTTTAATAAGGTTTTAACTAAAAGAATTACTATCTCAAGGTTACAAAGAATATTGTTACATTCTTTATTTGGTTTAACTGAAACTATAACTGAGAAAGTAAAAAATAAAATTCCTTTTGTTAAGATTTTGGGTTTTTCAACTAAGGGACAAGAATACTTAAATTATTTGAAAAAAGCAGAAAATTATAGTGAAAGAAAAATTTTAACTTCTAATAGAAATTTAAAAGAAATTTTAAATAAAGAAGAAATAGAATTATTTAATTTTAATGAGGTATGCTCACAGATTTATCGTGTAAAATCAAATTATATAAATATTGGGTATCCAATAATAAAGAAGGATTAG
- the gpmA gene encoding 2,3-diphosphoglycerate-dependent phosphoglycerate mutase, translating into MKLVLIRHGESAWNLENRFTGWKDVDLSPKGVEEAKAAGKSLKEMGLVFDVAYTSYLKRAIKTLNIVLEEMDELYIPVYKSWRLNERHYGALQGLNKAETAKKYGDEQVHIWRRSFDVAPPSIDKNSEYYPKSDRRYSDLADSDIPLGESLKDTIARVLPYWHSDISKSLQEGKNVIVAAHGNSLRALIKYLLNISNEDILNLNLTTGKPLIFEMDKDLKVLKAPESF; encoded by the coding sequence ATGAAATTAGTTTTAATTCGTCATGGAGAAAGTGCATGGAACTTAGAAAATAGATTTACAGGGTGGAAAGATGTTGATTTAAGTCCAAAAGGGGTAGAAGAAGCAAAAGCAGCAGGAAAAAGTTTAAAAGAAATGGGGCTTGTTTTTGATGTTGCCTATACGTCATATTTAAAAAGAGCAATTAAAACTTTAAATATAGTTTTAGAAGAAATGGATGAATTATATATTCCAGTTTACAAATCTTGGAGATTAAATGAAAGACACTATGGAGCATTACAAGGATTAAATAAAGCAGAAACTGCCAAAAAATATGGAGATGAACAAGTACATATTTGGCGTCGTAGTTTTGATGTAGCTCCTCCATCAATAGATAAAAATAGTGAATATTATCCAAAATCAGATAGAAGATATTCAGATTTAGCAGACTCTGATATTCCATTAGGCGAAAGTTTAAAGGATACAATAGCAAGAGTATTACCTTACTGGCATTCTGATATTTCAAAGAGTTTGCAAGAAGGGAAAAATGTTATAGTGGCTGCTCATGGAAATAGTTTAAGAGCATTAATAAAATATTTATTAAATATTTCAAATGAAGATATATTAAATCTAAATTTAACTACTGGTAAGCCTTTAATATTTGAAATGGATAAAGATTTAAAAGTATTAAAAGCACCTGAATCATTTTAA
- a CDS encoding Fic family protein, translated as MNKILETLLEEKKIKLKGSLYHLTQINFSYNSNHIEGSQLTEEQTQYIYETNSFISNKEKVVSVDDINETVNHFKCFDYILENINILDDNLIKSLHKILKNNTSDSQKEWFKVGDYKLKANFIGNTKTTSPSNVLKEMKKLLNEYNSKIKITFDDIVDFHYKFEAIHPFQDGNGRVGRLIMFKECLRNDIIPFIIDEEHKLFYYRGLKNYKEDKAYLIETCLSAQDKYIKLLNELEIKF; from the coding sequence ATGAATAAAATTTTAGAAACTTTACTAGAAGAAAAAAAAATAAAATTAAAGGGAAGTCTTTATCATTTAACACAAATTAATTTTTCATATAACTCTAATCATATTGAGGGAAGTCAACTAACAGAAGAACAAACTCAATATATTTATGAAACTAACTCTTTTATAAGCAATAAAGAAAAAGTTGTGTCTGTTGATGATATAAATGAAACTGTTAATCATTTTAAATGCTTTGATTATATTTTAGAAAATATAAATATCTTAGATGACAATTTAATAAAATCTTTACATAAAATTTTAAAAAATAATACTTCTGACTCTCAAAAAGAATGGTTCAAAGTAGGAGATTACAAATTAAAAGCAAATTTTATTGGTAACACAAAAACTACAAGTCCTAGTAATGTTTTAAAAGAAATGAAAAAATTACTTAATGAATATAATTCTAAAATTAAAATAACATTTGATGATATTGTAGATTTTCATTATAAATTTGAAGCTATACACCCTTTTCAAGACGGAAACGGTAGAGTAGGCAGACTTATTATGTTTAAAGAATGTTTAAGAAATGATATTATTCCTTTTATTATAGATGAAGAGCATAAATTATTTTATTATAGAGGCTTAAAAAATTATAAAGAAGACAAAGCATATTTAATTGAAACCTGTCTTTCTGCACAAGATAAATATATAAAGTTATTAAATGAATTAGAAATCAAATTTTAA